A single genomic interval of Oryza sativa Japonica Group chromosome 7, ASM3414082v1 harbors:
- the LOC4344373 gene encoding 26S proteasome regulatory subunit 4 homolog, which translates to MGQGTPGGMGKQGGAPGDRKPGGDGDKKDRKFEPPAAPSRVGRKQRKQKGPEAAARLPNVAPLSKCRLRLLKLERVKDYLLMEEEFVAAQERLRPTEDKTEEDRSKVDDLRGTPMSVGSLEEIIDESHAIVSSSVGPEYYVGILSFVDKDQLEPGCSILMHNKVLSVVGILQDEVDPMVSVMKVEKAPLESYADIGGLDAQIQEIKEAVELPLTHPELYEDIGIRPPKGVILYGEPGTGKTLLAKAVANSTSATFLRVVGSELIQKYLGDGPKLVRELFRVADELSPSIVFIDEIDAVGTKRYDAHSGGEREIQRTMLELLNQLDGFDSRGDVKVILATNRIESLDPALLRPGRIDRKIEFPLPDIKTRRRIFQIHTSKMTLADDVNLEEFVMTKDEFSGADIKAICTEAGLLALRERRMKVTHADFKKAKEKVMFKKKEGVPEGLYM; encoded by the exons ATGGGGCAGGGCACCCCGGGAGGCATGGGCAAGCAGGGCGGCGCCCCCGGCGACCGCAAgcctggcggcgacggcgacaagaAGGACCGCAAGTTCGAGCcccccgccgccccctcccgcgtCGGCCGCAAGCAGCGCAAGCAGAAGGGCCCCGAGGCGGCCGCTCGCCTCCCCAACGTCGCCCCTCTCTCCAagtgccgcctccgcctcctcaagCTCGAGCGGGTCAAGGACTACCTCCTCATGGAGGAGGAGTTCGTCGCCGCCCAGGAGCGCCTCCGCCCCACCGAGGACAAGACCGAGGAGGACCGATCCAAGGTCGACGACCTCCGCGGCACCCCCATGAGCGTCGGATCCCTCGAGGAGATCATCGACGAGAGCCATGccatcgtctcctcctccgtcggCCCCGAGTACTACGTCGGCATCCTCTCCTTCGTCGACAAGGACCAGCTCGAGCCCGGCTGCTCCATCCTCATGCACAACAAG GTTCTGTCTGTGGTCGGAATTTTGCAAGATGAAGTTGATCCTATGGTTTCTGTGATGAAAGTGGAGAAAGCTCCGCTGGAATCCTATGCTGACATTGGTGGGCTAGATGCTCAGATCCAAGAAATCAAAGAGGCAGTTGAGCTTCCTTTGACCCATCCTGAGCTATATGAAGACATTGGCATCAGGCCACCCAAGGGAGTCATATTATACGGAGAACCTGGAACAGGGAAGACACTACTTGCCAAG GCTGTTGCTAACTCCACATCCGCAACTTTCTTGCGTGTTGTTGGAAGTGAGCTTATTCAAAAGTATCTTGGTGATGGTCCCAAACTAGTCAGGGAACTGTTCAGAGTTGCTGATGAGCTTTCTCCCTCAATAGTCTTTATCGATGAGATTGATGCTGTTGGAACAAAGAGGTACGATGCTCATTCAGGAGGGGAGCGTGAGATTCAGAGAACTATGTTGGAGCTTCTTAACCAGTTAGATGGTTTTGACTCTCGTGGTGATGTCAAAGTTATACTAGCAACAAATCGCATCGAAAGTCTTGATCCAGCATTGCTACGCCCTGGTCGCATAGATCGGAAGATAGAATTTCCTCTGCCAGATATTAAAACTAGGCGGCGCATCTTCCAG ATACACACATCTAAGATGACATTGGCAGATGATGTGAACCTGGAAGAGTTTGTCATGACCAAGGATGAGTTTTCCGGTGCTGATATCAAAGCAATATGTACTGAAGCTGGACTTCTTGCTTTGAGAGAACGCCGAATGAAG GTGACACATGCTGACTTCAAGAAGGCAAAGGAGAAGGTGATGTTcaagaagaaggaaggtgtGCCGGAGGGTCTTTACATGTGA
- the LOC4344374 gene encoding CASP-like protein 4B1 has product MPTTSSVYRSAALYTIISYRFIDLLANEGMAMVASPDDIVKSPLPPPPPPPPPPLPPAHKDKAAYNPYSGCPAHGGDDGLDGIVLVLRAAAALLALVAMALVASCRHGDWMEFTRYQEYRYLLGVAVVASLYSALQAARTFRRMRAGTAYAATFLDFAGDQAVGYLLITASSAALPITIRMRSAVVNTFTDVVAASISFAFLAFAALAFSALIAGFRLSSSSSSAYNY; this is encoded by the exons ATGCCCACCACTAGCTCTGTGTATCGATCTGCTGCTTTGTACACCATCATATCATATCGATTCATTGATTTGCTTGCCAACGAAGGCATGGCGATGGTCGCCTCCCCCGACGACATCGTCaagtcaccgctgccgccgccaccgccaccgccaccgccacctctgcCGCCCGCCCACAAGGACAAGGCCGCGTACAACCCCTACAGCGGCTGtccggcgcacggcggcgacgacggcctcgACGGGATCGTCCTGGTGctacgcgccgccgcggcgctgctGGCCTTGGTGGCCATGGCGCTCGTGGCCTCATGCCGCCACGGGGACTGGATGGAGTTCACGCGCTACCAGGAGTATCGCTACCTTCTcggggtcgccgtcgtcgcctccctcTACTCCGCGCTGCAGGCGGCGCGGACCTTTCGCCGGATGCGCGCCGGCACCGCCTACGCCGCCACCTTTCTTGATTTCGCCGGCGATCAG GCAGTGGGGTACTTGCTGATAACGGCGTCGTCGGCTGCTCTTCCGATCACCATCCGAATGAGATCAGCGGTGGTGAACACCTTCACGGACGTCGTCGCAGCCTCCATCAGCTTCGCCTTCCTTGCCTTTgccgccctcgccttctccgcctTGATCGCCGGCTTcaggctctcctcctcctcctcctccgcctacAACTACtaa
- the LOC9266851 gene encoding uncharacterized protein — MLMLMDPPARSRRCTLLTRALLLAVAALALRLIYAAFLAGMALYPPLPAAAVLGSKTYLHSAVATPDAWRTRDWRKAVDYHATLLAPHLADGILSPTSRAVCLGAVQEALAMRELGVSTAVAVARKRSPPLAVAGNDRRLPFQDSSVDFVFAARALDSSKRPADLAAESARILKPDGHLVVLTTSAADAFSLRALQALLPSLRLLRSRQIKGPDDSTLRELVFQKIQDSTDDPVNKCTIGDHKLQLLTHAEPLIQEEPRKPWITLKRNIKNIKYLPTLADISFKRNYVYVDVGARSYGSSIGSWFRKHYPKQNHTFQVFAIEADPAFHSEYAAKKAVTLLPYAAWVKNETLNFEINADPGKEDEAKANGRGMGRIRPMAGKKMSGEVRSVPAFDFAEWLKRTVSEQDYVVMKMDVEGTEFDLIPRLFDTGAICLIDELFLECHYNRWQKCCPGERSPKYQNTYDECLELFSSLRESGVLVHQWW; from the coding sequence ATGCTCATGCTCATGGACCCCCCCGCCCGCAGCCGCAGGTGCACTCTCCTCACGCgggccctcctcctcgccgtcgccgccctcgccctccGCCTCATCTacgccgccttcctcgccggCATGGCGCTCTACccgcccctccccgccgccgccgtccttggcTCCAagacctacctccactccgccgtcgccaccccCGACGCCTGGCGCACCCGCGACTGGCGGAAGGCCGTCGACTACCACGCCACCCTCCTCGCCCCCCACCTCGCCGACGGCATCCTCTccccgacctcccgcgccgtcTGCCTCGGCGCCGTGCAGGAGGCCCTCGCCATGCGCGAGCTCGGcgtctccaccgccgtcgccgtcgccaggaAGCGCTCCcccccgctcgccgtcgccgggaacgaccgccgcctccccttccAGGACTCCTCCGTCGACTtcgtcttcgccgcccgcgccctcgacTCCTCCAAGCGCCCGGCTGACCTCGCCGCCGAGTCCGCGCGGATCTTGAAGCCAGATGGACATCTCGTCGTCCTCACTACCAGCGCCGCCGACGCATTCAGCCTCCGCGCGCTCCAGgcactcctcccctctctccgctTGCTCCGATCTCGCCAGATCAAAGGCCCCGACGACTCCACCCTGCGGGAGCTCGTCTTCCAGAAGATCCAGGACTCCACTGACGATCCTGTAAACAAGTGCACAATTGGGGATCACAAGCTCCAACTCCTCACACATGCGGAGCCACTCATCCAAGAGGAGCCGCGCAAGCCATGGATCACGCTAAAGCGGAACATCAAGAACATAAAGTATCTCCCAACTCTCGCAGACATCAGCTTCAAGCGCAACTATGTGTATGTTGATGTTGGCGCCCGTAGCTATGGCTCCAGTATCGGCAGCTGGTTCCGGAAGCACTACCCCAAGCAGAACCATACATTCCAGGTGTTTGCCATTGAGGCCGACCCGGCCTTCCACTCTGAGTACGCCGCAAAGAAGGCTGTCACGTTGCTTCCATATGCTGCTTGGGTCAAGAATGAGACCCTCAATTTTGAGATCAATGCTGATCCCGGGAAGGAGGATGAGGCCAAGGCTAATGGCCGCGGCATGGGCCGCATCCGCCCCATGGCTGGCAAGAAGATGTCCGGTGAGGTGCGGAGTGTCCCGGCATTCGACTTTGCCGAGTGGCTCAAGCGCACGGTGTCGGAGCAGGACTATGTGGTGATGAAGATGGATGTGGAGGGGACAGAATTCGACTTGATCCCAAGGCTGTTTGATACAGGCGCAATCTGCTTGATCGATGAGCTGTTCCTCGAGTGCCATTACAACCGATGGCAGAAATGCTGCCCTGGTGAGCGGTCGCCCAAGTATCAGAACACGTACGATGAGTGCTTGGAGCTGTTCAGTTCGCTCAGAGAGAGCGGCGTTCTTGTGCATCAGTGGTGGTGA
- the LOC4344376 gene encoding SNF2 domain-containing protein CLASSY 1 encodes MLKGPVDHRSHPISATPFEVFYDGSWHGVNCIRIRNGNLFVKFIYSGSTVEHNVDGDCLRLRSRRATCSDCSNVLKPGVDVCVQSSHTPEASSQGGTNASVLLRHDARLITIKKNHQEDKCLCLFVVILYKNQCPGNAEKVITDRRAEVVTINDIFLLQKLQPEVHEGSMKWSFSKDRLSLNKGRLISARFSSEITHLIVLSILRGMEFNIKLVEGQIVYQIIKGDQAQWNLDSMAIPPGFGNTMEIISFQLRDEALRPTITNIPITHVKKNNITEDMRFTVKSEMDSELDRALDVEILYEHVDLRRSKRLKTQPDRFTSYDTPRFLSGYKKKEASSSPTKHVRGAVHCDSPVDDSKKEVESCCVEIPGNVTQKQTGVHSPMVDEKSNSPEGQHKNTTKRTTCSLVKEKASSPEGQHEKTTKRTTCALPVKEKASSPEGQHKNTIKRTTCSLPVKEEPSSVEIEEKSSKEQSAPEFHIPRTPAQNKEKHNRPPFSCKPKLFTSSGTLGVNCEPAFCQKVGGKRKRHMCEREYKQMIDQCIGNIESEMERDSMFNFDANMMNYVQHSYREEDFTWPPSADNQEVEEDELEELWKEMDYSLTTLALLEQKQVMAQSRINMLVDNFDGLRLDCLTLTDDYRCYYQKKEKFAESGSVNESTDYFGKVGGIPCHHECILDEELGLACRLCNVVCTEAKDIFPEMFNGNDYKDRPGCSNICLDDDILDPSLLANLAPELSELKNSGSVWSAISDLDPKLLPHQRKALDFLWKNLAGSIQVEGMDNSNVSTGGCVIAHTPGSGKTLLLISFLVSYMKAHPRSRPLVLTPKAAIHTWKREFEKWGISLPLHVFHHANRSGKPLGAMDSKLRSLLNNFHRPTWTNMRLMDSLDKLFKWHAHPSVLLMTYSSFLGMTKQDSKVRNRYREFIAEVLMNNPGLLILDEGHNPRSNKSKLRKLLMKVKTEFRILLSGTAFQNNFEEYFNTLCLARPRFIGDIMSELVPERKRETVGRRAKHQEAVARRAFVEKVGQKIESDNKHIRSDGISLLNKLTRGFIDSFEGAKLINLPGIHVYTVFMKPTDIQEEMLAKVTMPKLGSSRFPLEVELLITIGSIHPWLIKTTKAVSTFFSPAEVKKVERYKRDFAAGCKAKFVIDLLHKSSFRGERVLIFCHNVSPITFLVKLIEMVFGWRLGEEVLVLQGDQELPVRSDVMDKFNGDSAGKRKVLIASTTACAEGISLTGASRLVMLDSEWNHSKTRQAIARAFRRGQERTVYVYLLVASGTWEEEKYNSNRRKAWMSKMVFLGRYVDDSSQNRVTDIDDEVLKELADEDHTGTFHMIVKQD; translated from the exons ATGCTCAAGGGACCTGTGGACCATCGGAGCCATCCCATCAGTGCAACTC CATTTGAGGTGTTTTATGATGGATCATGGCATGGGGTAAATTGTATAAGGATAAGGAACGGCAACCTGTTTGTTAAATTTATCTACTCTGGATCAACAGTCGAGCATAATGTTGATGGGGATTGTCTACGCTTACGGTCGAGAAGGGCGACTTGTTCTGATTGTTCAAATGTTCTCAAGCCAGGTGTTGATGTCTGTGTGCAGTCATCTCATACACCCGAAGCAAGTTCACAAGGAGGAACAAACGCTTCT GTGTTACTGCGTCATGATGCAAGGCTTATCACAATCAAGAAGAATCATCAAGAAGATAAGTGTCTCTGCTTGTTTGTTGTTATACTCTACAAGAACCAGTGTCCTGGCAATGCAGAAAAAGTGATAACTGATAGAAGAGCAGAGGTAGTAACCATAAACGATATTTTCCTCCTGCAAAAGCTTCAACCTGAGGTCCATGAAGGAAGCATGAAATGGAGTTTTTCAAAGGATCGCCTCTCTCTTAATAAAGGCAGGCTAATAAGTGCTAGATTCTCCTCAGAAATTACACATCTGATAGTCTTGTCGATCTTGAGGGGAATGGAATTCAACATCAAATTGGTAGAAGGCCAGATCGTTTATCAAATAATCAAAGGAGATCAAGCACAATGGAATCTTGATTCCATGGCCATCCCTCCAGGCTTCGGGAATACAATGGAGATAATATCATTCCAATTGCGTGATGAGGCCTTGCGCCCAACAATCACAAATATCCCTATCACTCATGTGAAAAAGAACAATATCACAGAAGACATGAGATTCACTGTGAAGAGTGAAATGGATAGTGAACTGGATAGGGCATTAGATGTTGAGATCTTGTATGAGCATGTGGATCTGAGGCGTTCAAAGCGCTTGAAGACTCAGCCAGATCGCTTTACAAGTTACGATACACCTAGGTTCCTTAGTGGCTACAAGAAGAAAGAAGCAAGTTCATCACCCACCAAGCATGTAAGGGGAGCTGTGCATTGTGATTCACCGGTAGACGATTCCAAAAAAGAAGTAGAATCATGCTGTGTAGAGATTCCAGGGAATGTTACACAGAAGCAAACAGGTGTACACTCTCCCATGGTCGATGAAAAGTCAAACTCTCCAGAAGGACAGCATAAGAACACAACTAAGAGAACTACATGCTCTCTTGTGAAGGAAAAAGCAAGCTCTCCAGAAGGACAGCATGAGAAAACAACAAAGAGAACTACATGCGCTTTGCCTGTGAAGGAAAAAGCAAGCTCTCCAGAAGGACAGCATAAGAACACAATAAAGAGAACTACGTGCTCTTTGCCTGTGAAGGAAGAGCCAAGCTCAGTGGAAATAGAGGAGAAAAGCTCAAAAGAGCAAAGTGCACCGGAGTTTCACATTCCACGGACACCTGCACAGAATAAAGAGAAGCATAATCGTCCTCCTTTCTCATGTAAGCCGAAGCTATTTACTTCATCAGGCACCCTTGGTGTTAACTGTGAACCAGCATTCTGCCAAAAGGTGGGCGGGAAAAGAAAGAGGCACATGTGCGAGAGAGAATACAAACAAATGATTGACCAATGCATAGGAAACATTGAGAGTGAAATGGAGAGGGACTCTATGTTTAACTTCGATGCCAATATGATGAATTACGTTCAGCATTCTTATCGAGAAGAGGATTTTACATGGCCACCTTCTGCTGATAAccaagaggtggaggaggatgagCTTGAAGAACTGTGGAAAGAAATGGATTATTCACTGACGACATTAGCACTTCTTGAGCAAAAGCAG GTGATGGCTCAAAGTAGGATAAACATGCTGGTGGATAATTTTGATGGGTTGAGGCTGGATTGTTTAACTTTGACGGATGATTACAGATGCTattatcaaaaaaaagaaaag tttgcaGAGTCAGGATCAGTTAATGAGAGCACCGATTATTTTGGAAAAGTTGGAGGAATACCATGCCATCATGAATGCATACTGGATGAGGAGCTTGGACTAGCATGCAGATTATGCAATGTTGTATGCACTGAGGCAAAGGATATATTTCCAGAAATG TTCAATGGAAATGACTACAAGGACAGACCTGGATGCAGCAATATTTGCCTTGATGATGATATACTTGATCCTTCTCTTCTTGCAAACTTGGCACCAGAGTTGTCAGAATTGAAGAACTCAGGGAGCGTGTGGAGTGCAATATCTGATCTTGATCCAAAGCTGCTTCCTCACCAGAGAAAAGCACTAGATTTTCTGTGGAAAAATTTGGCGGGGTCGATACAGGTTGAAGGAATGGATAACTCAAATGTCAGTACAGGTGGCTGTGTGATAGCACACACTCCTGGATCTGGGAAAACACTGCTGCTTATCTCATTTCTGGTGAGTTACATGAAAGCTCACCCAAGAAGCCGGCCATTGGTCCTTACTCCAAAAGCTGCAATTCATACATGGAAGAGAGAATTTGAGAAATGGGGCATTTCACTTCCTTTACATGTGTTCCACCATGCTAACAGAAGTGGCAAGCCGTTGGGGGCAATGGATTCTAAACTGCGGTCGTTATTAAATAATTTTCACAGACCAACCTGGACAAATATGCGCCTTATGGATTCTTTGGACAAACTATTCAAGTGGCATGCACATCCAAGCGTCCTCCTCATGACATACTCATCTTTCTTAGGGATGACGAAACAAGACTCAAAAGTGCGAAACCGATACCGAGAATTTATCGCAGAGGTCCTGATGAACAACCCTGGACTCTTGATTCTTGACGAGGGGCACAACCCAAGAAGCAACAAGTCCAAGTTGAGGAAGCTGCTGATGAAGGTGAAGACTGAGTTCAGAATCCTCTTATCTGGCACGGCCTTCCAGAACAACTTTGAAGAGTACTTCAACACCCTATGTTTGGCCAGACCTCGGTTTATCGGTGATATCATGAGTGAACTAGTGCcagagaggaaaagagaaacAGTTGGCAGGAGAGCCAAACATCAAGAAGCAGTGGCACGCCGCGCCTTTGTGGAGAAAGTGGGCCAGAAGATTGAGTCTGACAACAAACATATCAGAAGTGATGGTATCAGTTTGCTAAACAAGCTTACTCGTGGATTCATAGATTCATTCGAGGGAGCGAAGCTGATCAACCTTCCAGGGATACATGTGTATACCGTGTTCATGAAGCCCACGGACATTCAGGAGGAGATGCTGGCAAAGGTAACAATGCCCAAGCTCGGGTCGTCCCGGTTCCCTCTAGAGGTTGAGCTGCTCATCACGATTGGCTCCATCCATCCTTGGCTCATAAAAACGACGAAGGCCGTCAGCACCTTCTTCAGTCCAGCCGAAGTGAAGAAGGTTGAGAGGTACAAGCGAGACTTCGCGGCGGGGTGCAAGGCCAAATTTGTGATCGATCTGCTGCACAAGTCGTCGTTCAGAGGGGAGAGGGTGCTGATATTCTGCCACAACGTGTCCCCGATCACGTTCCTGGTGAAGCTGATAGAGATGGTGTTTGGGTGGCGGCTCGGGGAGGAGGTGCTGGTGCTTCAGGGTGATCAGGAGCTGCCTGTCCGGTCCGATGTGATGGACAAGTTCAACGGCGACAgcgcggggaagaggaaggtGCTGATCGCGTCGACAACGGCATGCGCGGAGGGGATCAGCTTGACAGGCGCGTCGAGGCTGGTGATGCTGGACTCGGAGTGGAACCACTCCAAGACGAGGCAGGCGATCGCGCGGGCGTTCCGGCGTGGGCAGGAGAGGACGGTGTACGTCTACCTCCTGGTGGCATCTGGGacatgggaggaggagaagtacAACAGCAACAGGAGGAAAGCTTGGATGTCCAAAATGGTGTTCCTGGGACGCTATGTTGATGATTCCTCGCAAAACCGTGTCACTGACATCGATGATGAGGTCTTGAAGGAGCTTGCCGATGAAGATCACACCGGCACCTTCCATATGATTGTCAAGCAAGACTGA
- the LOC4344379 gene encoding eukaryotic translation initiation factor 2 subunit alpha homolog: MPNLECRMYEAPFPEVETAVMIQVKHLAELGAYVSLLEYNNIEGMILYSELSRRRIRSIPSLIKVGRQEPAVVLRVDHDKGYIDLSKRRVSHHDRRTCEDRYSKSKFVHSIMRHLAETLHLDLEPLYHRIAWPLYRTYGHAFDAFKLIVADPDAAILDSLTYDLTETGPDDQEVTKTLPAVTPEIKDALIKNIRRRMTPQPHKIRADIDMKCFQYDGVLHIQEAMRKAEAAGNKDCPVKIKLVAAPLYVLTTETLDKHQGISVLNNAIKACGETIEKHKGKLVVKEAPRAVSEREDRLFMDDIEKLKIANEEVDGDEDSEEDTGMGDVDLTKTGVGSQ; this comes from the exons ATGCCGAACCTGGAGTGCAGGATGTACGAGGCGCCGTTCCcggaggtggagacggcggTGATGATCCAGGTGAAGCACCTCGCCGAACTGGGCGCCTACGTCTCGCTGCTCGAGTACAACAACATCGAGGGCATGATCCTCTACTCCgagctctcccgccgccgcatccgctcCATCCCCTCCCTCATCAAGGTCGGCCGCCAGGAGCCCGCTGTCGTCCTCCGCGTCGACCACGACAAGGGCTACATCGACCTCTCCAAGCGCCGGGTCTCCCACCACGACCGCCGCACCTGCGAGGACCGCTACAGCAAGTCCAAGTTCGTCCACTCCATCATGCGCCACCTCGCCGAAACCCTCCACCTCGACCTCGAGCCGCTCTACCACCGCATTGCCTGGCCGCTCTACCGCACCTACGGCCACGCCTTCGACGCCTTCAAGCTCATCGTCGCCGACCCCGATGCTGCTATCCTCGACTCGCTCACCTACGACCTCACGGAGACTGGTCCCGACGACCAGGAG GTGACTAAGACCCTGCCTGCTGTCACCCCAGAGATCAAGGATGCCCTTATTAAGAACATAAGGAGGAGAATGACGCCACAACCGCACAAGATACGTGCTGATATCGACATGAAATGCTTCCAATATGATGGTGTTCTCCACATTCAG GAAGCCATGAGGAAAGCTGAAGCAGCTGGAAACAAGGATTGCCCTGTGAAGATCAAGCTAGTCGCTGCCCCGCTTTATGTCCTGACCACTGAAACTCTTGACAAG CACCAAGGGATCTCAGTCCTTAACAATGCGATAAAAGCTTGTGGCGAGACAATTGAAAAACACAAGGGGAAATTGGTGGTAAAGGAAGCGCCTAGAGCT GTGAGCGAGAGAGAGGATAGGCTGTTCATGGATGACATAGAAAAGCTGAAAATAGCCAATGAAGAAGTTGATGGTGATGAGGACAGCGAAGAGGACACAGGCATGGGCGATGTAGATCTTACAAAGACCGGCGTTGGTTCGCAGTGA